A genome region from Rhodopseudomonas boonkerdii includes the following:
- a CDS encoding ABC transporter ATP-binding protein produces MSDLSIRRLSKSFGGVRAVNDVSFEIKRGEFLALIGPNGAGKSTCFNMINGQLPPDSGEIWFEGNALNGRKPRDIWRLGIGRTFQVAATFNSMTVIENVQMALLSHAGQVYRLWRPARTLHRGRALELLAQVGMQDAADRPSRELAYGDVKRVELAIALANDPRLLLMDEPTAGMAPKERNDLIALVKRLVIERGISVLFTEHSMDVVFAFADRIIVLARGRLIADGDGKSIRDNPQVQEVYFGTGKTFKVEAKT; encoded by the coding sequence ATGAGCGATCTCAGCATCCGTCGGCTGTCAAAATCCTTCGGCGGTGTGCGCGCCGTCAACGATGTATCGTTCGAGATCAAGCGCGGAGAATTTCTCGCGCTGATCGGGCCGAACGGTGCCGGCAAATCCACCTGTTTCAACATGATCAATGGTCAGTTGCCGCCGGATTCCGGCGAAATCTGGTTCGAGGGCAATGCGCTGAACGGCAGGAAACCGCGCGATATCTGGCGGCTCGGCATCGGTCGCACGTTTCAGGTGGCGGCGACTTTCAATTCGATGACCGTGATCGAGAACGTGCAGATGGCGCTGTTGTCCCATGCCGGTCAGGTCTATCGGCTGTGGCGACCGGCCCGCACGCTGCACCGCGGCCGTGCGCTCGAACTGCTAGCCCAGGTCGGCATGCAGGATGCGGCCGATCGGCCGAGCCGTGAACTGGCCTATGGCGACGTCAAGCGCGTTGAGCTTGCCATCGCCCTCGCCAATGATCCGCGGCTGCTGCTGATGGACGAGCCCACTGCAGGAATGGCGCCGAAAGAGCGCAACGATCTGATCGCGCTGGTAAAGCGGCTGGTGATCGAACGCGGAATCTCGGTGCTGTTCACCGAGCATTCCATGGATGTCGTATTCGCCTTCGCCGATCGCATCATCGTGCTGGCGCGCGGGCGCTTGATCGCCGATGGCGACGGGAAATCGATCCGCGATAATCCGCAGGTGCAGGAGGTCTATTTCGGTACCGGCAAGACCTTCAAGGTGGAAGCGAAGACATGA
- a CDS encoding ABC transporter ATP-binding protein, which translates to MSVQMLTVEGLRASYGAAQILYDIGLEVGRGEVVALMGRNGAGKTTTMKAVMGLMTQSTGKIMFDGHDISDCQPYEIARLGLGFVPEDRRIFSDLTVLENLDIGRQPPRKFSDGIDAPVWNEQKLLALFPNLGEMPNRPGGRMSGGEQQMLTVARTLMGNPLLILLDEPSEGVAPVIVEMMANTILELKKAGVSILLSEQNVHFAELVSDRAYILEKGQIRWNGTMAELADNVDIQRAYLTV; encoded by the coding sequence ATGAGCGTGCAGATGCTCACGGTGGAAGGGCTACGTGCCTCCTATGGCGCGGCGCAGATCCTTTACGATATCGGCCTCGAGGTCGGGCGCGGCGAGGTGGTGGCCCTGATGGGCCGCAACGGCGCCGGCAAGACCACCACCATGAAAGCGGTGATGGGTCTGATGACGCAATCGACCGGCAAGATCATGTTCGACGGGCACGACATCTCGGACTGTCAGCCTTACGAAATCGCGCGGCTCGGTCTTGGTTTCGTTCCGGAAGATCGCCGCATTTTCTCCGACCTGACCGTGCTGGAAAATCTCGACATCGGCCGTCAACCGCCGCGAAAGTTCAGCGACGGCATCGACGCGCCCGTATGGAACGAGCAGAAGCTCCTTGCCCTGTTTCCCAATCTCGGCGAGATGCCGAACCGGCCGGGTGGTCGCATGAGCGGCGGCGAACAACAGATGCTGACGGTGGCGCGGACGCTGATGGGTAATCCGCTCCTGATCCTGCTCGACGAGCCCTCGGAGGGTGTTGCACCTGTGATCGTGGAAATGATGGCGAACACGATCCTCGAACTCAAGAAAGCCGGTGTCTCCATTCTGCTCTCGGAGCAGAACGTTCATTTCGCAGAACTGGTGTCCGATCGCGCTTACATTCTTGAGAAAGGTCAAATTCGATGGAATGGGACCATGGCTGAGCTCGCCGACAACGTGGATATCCAGCGTGCTTATTTGACCGTCTAG